Proteins encoded together in one Prochlorococcus marinus str. MIT 9211 window:
- the queA gene encoding tRNA preQ1(34) S-adenosylmethionine ribosyltransferase-isomerase QueA, with protein MLVNSQDLSLSSYDYELDSKLIAQKPLNPRHDARLMVVSKDNGPNLCVSHLKVWNLLDELRAGDLLVINNTRVLKARLRVRLKSGAMAELLLLEPHGDGRWLCLAKPAKKFLPGDYVWMEALEQESLKLQVLTKDLETGGRIVQFPQEFSNRKSIENLLERYGEVPLPPYIRQHDPSDADRYQTRFASTPGSVAAPTAGLHLSDEILNALIQRGIEKASVTLHVGLGTFRPIEEEDLTNLKLHSEWVEVGEEVVSAVQACRSRGGRIFAVGTTTVRSLEASFLLGGGSMKAFQGLVDLVIKPGYQFGVVNGLLTNFHLPKSSLLLLVSALIGRERLLELYQEAIERKYRFFSYGDAMFITPEAVLPGAKSPRVLQ; from the coding sequence TTGTTAGTTAATTCTCAAGACTTATCACTTAGTTCTTATGACTATGAGTTGGACTCCAAGCTTATAGCTCAAAAGCCTTTAAATCCGCGCCATGATGCACGCTTAATGGTTGTATCTAAAGACAATGGCCCAAATCTTTGTGTTAGTCATTTAAAAGTTTGGAATTTGTTAGACGAGTTGCGTGCTGGCGACTTGCTCGTAATTAACAATACTCGGGTTCTTAAGGCAAGGCTAAGAGTTCGACTGAAAAGTGGTGCAATGGCTGAACTCTTGTTATTAGAACCTCATGGAGATGGACGTTGGCTATGTCTTGCAAAACCAGCTAAGAAATTTTTACCTGGGGATTATGTTTGGATGGAGGCATTGGAACAGGAATCATTAAAGCTTCAGGTGCTTACTAAGGATCTTGAAACTGGTGGAAGAATTGTTCAATTCCCACAAGAGTTTAGTAATAGGAAAAGTATTGAGAACCTTTTGGAGCGTTATGGGGAAGTGCCACTGCCACCATATATTCGTCAACATGACCCTTCGGACGCAGATCGTTATCAGACTAGATTTGCCTCCACCCCCGGCTCAGTAGCTGCTCCTACAGCAGGCCTTCATTTAAGTGATGAGATTTTAAATGCTTTAATTCAACGAGGGATTGAGAAGGCAAGCGTAACCTTGCATGTAGGGCTTGGTACCTTTCGACCTATAGAGGAAGAGGATCTTACTAACTTGAAGCTTCATAGTGAGTGGGTCGAGGTAGGGGAAGAGGTTGTCAGTGCAGTTCAAGCTTGTCGTTCTAGAGGTGGACGTATATTTGCTGTTGGGACAACAACTGTGAGATCACTTGAGGCTTCTTTTTTGCTTGGAGGTGGTTCTATGAAAGCTTTCCAAGGCTTAGTAGATTTAGTTATAAAGCCTGGCTATCAATTTGGTGTCGTAAATGGTCTTTTAACAAATTTCCACCTTCCTAAAAGTTCTTTACTACTACTAGTAAGTGCCTTAATAGGCAGAGAACGTCTACTTGAGCTCTATCAAGAAGCTATAGAGCGCAAGTATCGTTTCTTCTCTTATGGGGATGCAATGTTTATTACGCCAGAAGCTGTTTTGCCTGGTGCTAAGTCGCCTCGGGTCCTTCAATAA
- the cysK gene encoding cysteine synthase A, whose product MSRIYKDNSFAIGNTPLVKLNSVTKNTKATVLAKIEGRNPAYSVKCRIGANMIWDAEQKGLLKQGQTIIEPTSGNTGIALAFTAAARGYKLVLTMPESMSLERRRVMAVLGAELILTEASKGMPGAIAKAKEIAQSDPQKYFMPGQFDNPANPEIHFKTTGPEIWNDCDGNIDVLVAGVGTGGTITGISRYIKGEKGKSMLSVAVEPSHSPVISQTLNGQEVKPGPHKIQGIGAGFIPKNLDLSVVDRVEQVTNEESIAMALRLAKEEGLLVGISCGAAAVAAVRLAEQEEFAGKTIVVVLPDLAERYLSSVLFADVPTGIIEGPEAT is encoded by the coding sequence ATGTCTCGCATTTACAAAGATAACAGCTTCGCGATCGGCAACACTCCCTTGGTGAAACTGAACTCTGTCACCAAAAATACCAAAGCAACAGTCCTAGCAAAAATCGAAGGGCGTAATCCTGCTTACAGTGTTAAGTGCAGGATTGGCGCAAACATGATCTGGGATGCCGAGCAAAAAGGCCTCCTCAAGCAAGGACAAACCATTATTGAGCCAACTTCAGGGAATACTGGAATAGCTCTTGCATTTACTGCTGCTGCTAGAGGGTACAAGCTAGTGCTTACGATGCCAGAGTCAATGTCACTTGAAAGGCGTAGAGTAATGGCAGTGCTCGGTGCGGAGTTAATTCTTACTGAAGCGTCAAAAGGCATGCCAGGTGCAATTGCCAAAGCAAAAGAGATCGCTCAAAGTGATCCACAGAAATATTTCATGCCAGGACAGTTTGATAATCCTGCTAATCCTGAAATTCATTTCAAAACAACTGGACCGGAGATCTGGAATGACTGCGATGGGAACATTGACGTGCTTGTTGCAGGAGTAGGTACTGGTGGAACAATTACTGGTATCTCCAGGTATATAAAGGGAGAGAAAGGTAAGTCAATGCTTTCCGTTGCAGTAGAGCCCTCACATAGTCCTGTTATTTCGCAAACCCTCAATGGCCAAGAAGTAAAGCCTGGTCCTCATAAGATTCAGGGAATCGGAGCCGGATTTATTCCTAAAAATCTTGATCTCTCCGTTGTAGATCGAGTTGAGCAAGTGACTAATGAAGAATCAATTGCCATGGCTCTTCGTCTTGCCAAAGAAGAAGGCCTACTAGTTGGGATCTCCTGTGGAGCTGCTGCAGTCGCTGCAGTACGGTTGGCTGAGCAAGAAGAGTTTGCGGGGAAAACCATTGTTGTAGTCTTACCTGATCTAGCAGAAAGATACCTCTCTTCTGTTTTGTTTGCAGATGTTCCAACTGGAATTATTGAAGGACCCGAGGCGACTTAG
- a CDS encoding PLP-dependent transferase gives MIARNLLIDPYWEAKDLGKAIPKSPHAVSVALPRWEDVIAYEEKDPLCMKTLQSIYPRFGLNPLVAAISQKALMLYGKDKSSCWPYPNFLTAEKAKEYCGRINKNSKSIIQELSGLHCLVVDNQTTPSAKAFWQHTGLGASSRQASIALNQVKPPSRNSGDNARKSIKNRLAKIYGCEPELIQLHPSGMAALTTALEALARLYPNKPTLQLGFPYVDVLKLPQEIFAGSELILEQEEIRIAKELDQRKPSAVIVELPSNPMLECVDLPLIAKMAHARGIPVIADDTIGSSVNIDPLPYADLIFSSLTKSFAGRGDILAGSLVISPESPWKNLFKELIPNCLLATLSDADAIELEEASQDVNVRVHQLNKSCITLKQHLEDHPDISKVLHPANCTNFKSLMRPQSGFGCLLSFELKEGLSKAQRFYDSLQVCKGPSLGTNFTLVCPYVLLAHYEELDWAAKCGLPSSLLRVSVGLEDPDDLWDRFKRALNS, from the coding sequence GTGATTGCAAGAAATCTGCTGATAGATCCCTATTGGGAAGCCAAAGATCTTGGCAAGGCAATACCTAAAAGTCCACATGCTGTTTCAGTCGCATTACCCCGTTGGGAAGATGTCATTGCATATGAAGAAAAAGATCCTTTGTGCATGAAAACACTTCAATCGATATATCCAAGATTTGGCCTCAACCCATTAGTTGCTGCAATCTCGCAGAAAGCTTTAATGCTTTATGGTAAAGATAAAAGTAGCTGTTGGCCTTATCCAAACTTTTTAACTGCAGAAAAAGCCAAAGAATACTGTGGACGTATAAACAAAAACTCAAAATCAATCATTCAGGAATTGTCTGGACTCCACTGTTTAGTTGTGGATAATCAAACGACACCATCAGCAAAAGCATTTTGGCAGCACACAGGTCTTGGAGCTTCTTCAAGACAAGCCTCGATAGCACTTAATCAAGTAAAACCACCTTCAAGAAATTCAGGAGACAATGCCAGAAAGTCTATAAAGAATAGATTGGCAAAAATATATGGTTGCGAGCCAGAATTAATTCAACTACATCCATCAGGGATGGCTGCACTAACAACGGCCCTTGAAGCTTTAGCAAGACTCTATCCTAACAAGCCTACCTTGCAACTAGGGTTCCCCTATGTTGATGTATTAAAACTACCTCAAGAAATCTTTGCTGGAAGTGAGCTGATCCTCGAGCAAGAAGAAATCCGCATAGCAAAAGAACTTGATCAGAGGAAGCCCTCCGCCGTAATAGTTGAACTGCCAAGCAACCCAATGCTTGAATGCGTGGATTTACCTTTAATAGCCAAGATGGCCCATGCTAGAGGGATACCAGTTATTGCAGATGACACTATTGGTTCATCGGTCAATATTGACCCTCTACCTTATGCAGACTTAATCTTTAGCTCATTAACTAAAAGTTTTGCTGGGAGGGGTGACATTCTTGCAGGATCTCTAGTAATCAGTCCTGAATCTCCTTGGAAAAATCTTTTTAAAGAGTTAATTCCGAATTGCCTCCTGGCCACCTTATCTGACGCAGATGCAATAGAGCTCGAAGAAGCTAGTCAGGATGTCAATGTGCGAGTTCATCAATTAAATAAATCATGCATTACCTTAAAGCAACATCTAGAAGATCACCCTGATATTTCTAAAGTGCTGCATCCAGCTAATTGCACAAATTTCAAATCTCTAATGCGACCTCAATCAGGTTTTGGATGTCTCCTTTCTTTTGAATTAAAAGAGGGTTTATCAAAAGCCCAAAGATTCTATGATTCCCTTCAAGTATGCAAAGGTCCTAGCTTAGGTACTAACTTTACATTGGTATGTCCATATGTTCTTTTGGCTCATTATGAAGAATTAGACTGGGCTGCAAAATGTGGACTCCCATCTAGTCTTCTTAGAGTTTCAGTTGGTCTCGAAGATCCTGATGATCTATGGGACCGCTTTAAAAGAGCTTTGAATTCCTAA
- a CDS encoding trans-sulfuration enzyme family protein codes for MASTNPSKSHLPGINTRLIHHGESFAQETGAVMAPIFQSSTFAHGNPAGFDYTRSGNPNFRILESVLTSLEECRYSTVFASGVSAITAIVASLKANDLILCEENLYGCTVRLFEQVFKKFGIKTKWVDFSEASTINTIKSQNPTMLWLESPTNPLLKVVDIKKICDIAKGEGIPVVVDNTFATAIIQKPLHLGATLSLTSTTKYINGHSDALGGSVCTNDPDWDRRMKFAQKSLGLHPSPFDCWLITRGVKTLNLRIEKQVSNAAALADQLANHPSVNWVRYPFRSDHPQFSLAREQMHLGGAIVTTSLKSNQSQTYSFCKSLNYFTMAESLGGVESLVCHPATMTHAAVSSETKEKLGINESLVRFSIGCEDFIDLSNDVAQGLNILQ; via the coding sequence GTGGCCTCAACTAACCCCTCAAAGAGCCACCTGCCTGGCATAAACACTCGCTTAATTCATCATGGAGAAAGTTTTGCTCAAGAGACTGGGGCAGTTATGGCGCCTATCTTCCAAAGCTCTACTTTTGCTCATGGGAACCCAGCAGGATTCGATTACACTCGCTCGGGGAACCCAAACTTTAGAATTTTAGAATCGGTGCTGACCTCATTAGAAGAGTGCCGTTATTCGACTGTTTTTGCCTCTGGAGTTAGTGCCATTACAGCAATAGTTGCTTCTCTAAAAGCGAATGACCTGATACTTTGCGAAGAAAATCTATATGGCTGTACTGTTAGATTATTTGAACAAGTCTTTAAAAAATTTGGGATTAAGACCAAGTGGGTAGACTTTAGTGAAGCATCTACAATTAATACTATTAAGAGTCAAAATCCAACCATGCTATGGCTGGAAAGTCCTACGAATCCTCTCTTAAAAGTAGTCGATATAAAGAAAATTTGTGATATCGCAAAAGGAGAAGGAATACCAGTAGTAGTAGACAATACATTTGCTACAGCGATAATCCAAAAGCCATTACATTTAGGTGCAACTCTTTCATTGACAAGCACAACAAAATACATTAATGGTCATTCAGATGCTCTGGGTGGTTCAGTCTGTACCAATGATCCAGATTGGGATAGACGTATGAAGTTTGCACAAAAATCATTAGGCCTTCACCCCTCGCCCTTTGATTGCTGGCTAATTACAAGAGGAGTAAAAACACTAAATTTACGTATCGAAAAGCAAGTGAGTAACGCTGCCGCTCTAGCTGATCAATTAGCTAATCATCCATCAGTAAATTGGGTAAGATATCCATTCCGTTCCGATCACCCTCAATTTAGTCTCGCTAGAGAACAAATGCATTTGGGCGGAGCAATTGTGACGACAAGTCTCAAGTCCAATCAAAGTCAAACTTATTCATTCTGTAAAAGTCTCAACTATTTCACTATGGCCGAGAGTCTAGGTGGTGTTGAGAGCCTGGTTTGCCATCCAGCGACAATGACTCATGCTGCTGTTTCTTCAGAGACCAAAGAAAAGCTTGGAATTAACGAATCACTTGTTCGCTTTTCAATTGGATGTGAAGATTTTATTGACTTGAGCAATGATGTAGCTCAAGGGCTAAATATATTGCAGTGA
- the rpsD gene encoding 30S ribosomal protein S4: MSRYRGPRLRITRRLGDLPGLTRKAAKRSNPPGQHGQARRKRSEYAIRLEEKQKLRFNYGISERQLVRYVKKARSLEGSTGTNLLKLLENRLDNVCFRLGFGPTIPGSRQLVNHGHVTVNGKVLDIASYQCKPGDVISIREKKGSKKLAEGNLEFPGLANVPPHLEFEKSKMSAKITGKCEREWVAIEINELLVVEYYSRKV, translated from the coding sequence ATGTCTCGATACCGTGGACCTCGACTGAGGATCACGCGTCGCTTGGGAGATCTACCAGGTCTCACCCGGAAGGCTGCAAAACGGTCTAATCCGCCAGGTCAGCACGGCCAAGCCCGTCGCAAGCGCTCTGAATACGCGATCCGTCTAGAAGAAAAGCAAAAGCTGCGCTTTAATTACGGAATCTCTGAAAGACAGCTTGTCAGGTATGTAAAAAAAGCTCGTTCCCTTGAAGGTTCTACGGGAACAAACCTTTTAAAGTTATTAGAAAATAGGCTAGATAATGTTTGTTTTAGGCTTGGATTTGGCCCTACGATTCCTGGATCACGCCAACTAGTCAACCATGGCCATGTCACTGTCAATGGCAAGGTCCTAGACATAGCAAGCTATCAATGCAAACCAGGTGATGTGATCTCAATTAGAGAAAAAAAAGGCAGCAAAAAATTAGCCGAAGGGAACTTAGAATTCCCAGGCCTTGCGAATGTGCCTCCACATCTGGAATTTGAAAAGTCAAAAATGTCAGCGAAAATTACTGGGAAGTGCGAGCGCGAATGGGTCGCAATAGAAATTAATGAGTTGCTAGTTGTAGAGTACTACTCACGTAAAGTCTAA
- the yidD gene encoding membrane protein insertion efficiency factor YidD encodes MHELNTLSFNPLNQLNNAMRMFLLAFIRFYQRWISPLMGPNCRFIPTCSEYGVEAISRHGPLKGGWLTMKRLSRCHPFTPCGCDPVPD; translated from the coding sequence ATGCACGAGCTTAATACTCTATCCTTTAATCCGCTGAATCAGCTAAATAACGCCATGAGAATGTTTCTTTTAGCATTTATACGTTTTTATCAGCGCTGGATTTCCCCATTAATGGGCCCTAATTGTCGCTTTATTCCTACTTGCAGTGAGTATGGGGTTGAGGCTATCTCACGTCATGGTCCTTTGAAAGGAGGCTGGCTGACAATGAAAAGACTTTCTCGATGCCATCCTTTCACTCCTTGTGGCTGTGACCCAGTCCCTGATTAA
- a CDS encoding glutaredoxin family protein has translation MRVVQLTLYSRVGCCLCKGLEDKLRDISWQKIHPQLDFSVKNIDGFEVTDDERARFSMEVPVLTLHSTKGSLVELPRVSPRLRGKDLAIWLHKQIQMNIERVN, from the coding sequence ATGCGTGTTGTTCAATTAACTCTGTACTCAAGGGTAGGATGCTGTTTATGCAAAGGCTTAGAAGACAAGCTCAGGGATATCTCATGGCAAAAAATACACCCTCAATTAGATTTTTCCGTTAAAAATATTGATGGTTTTGAAGTGACAGATGATGAGCGAGCTCGTTTCTCCATGGAAGTTCCAGTTTTGACACTTCATTCAACGAAGGGAAGTTTGGTTGAGTTGCCAAGAGTTTCACCCAGGTTGAGGGGAAAAGATCTTGCAATCTGGCTTCACAAACAGATTCAGATGAATATTGAAAGAGTTAACTAG
- a CDS encoding UDP-N-acetylmuramoyl-L-alanyl-D-glutamate--2,6-diaminopimelate ligase, which translates to MSHSLHSLLKAIGLDVPIDLQDPEIKNISSDSRCVKKGDLFFGLPGQKDNGGAFCNEAFLAGAVAAVVGDSARDCIPHDKKNLVVVVPDPVSQWMGEIASVFWGKPSLEMALIGVTGTNGKTTTTHLIEHLSKSSGKATALLGTLINRWPKYSEQSIHTTSFGDTLNAQLSQIVASGASLCAMEVSSHALSQRRVAGLYFSGAIFTNLTQDHLDYHKSMEAYFEAKALLFQSYLIKDGQARAVVNIDDQWGFRLAKRLGRNCWKSSLDLKNIQSVRPELFITGIKMTAAGAEGFIHTPFGEGPFMTPLIGRFNLMNLLQSIGVLLQQGFKLDTLLHATATFSGVPGRMEQVKVPVKSDSLPMPIVLVDYAHTPDGLKNALKAVRPFVSGKLICVFGCGGDRDKSKRSYMGEIAAEISDIVIVTSDNPRTEDPMAIIEDILSGIPTTFEAIVELDRCKAIEMSILHAKSNDLIIIAGKGHEDYQILGDKKIYFNDKEAAIEALEKR; encoded by the coding sequence ATGAGTCACAGTCTCCATTCTCTCTTAAAGGCTATCGGATTAGATGTCCCAATTGATTTGCAAGATCCTGAAATAAAAAATATCTCTAGTGATTCTCGCTGCGTAAAGAAAGGAGATTTGTTTTTTGGACTTCCTGGTCAAAAAGATAATGGAGGGGCTTTCTGTAATGAGGCTTTTTTAGCTGGTGCTGTGGCAGCGGTGGTGGGAGATTCTGCAAGAGATTGTATACCTCATGATAAGAAAAACTTAGTAGTAGTTGTACCTGACCCAGTAAGTCAATGGATGGGCGAGATTGCTTCTGTGTTTTGGGGCAAACCTTCTTTAGAGATGGCTTTAATTGGTGTAACTGGAACTAATGGGAAAACGACTACGACTCATTTGATTGAACACCTTAGTAAGAGTTCAGGGAAAGCAACTGCATTATTAGGGACTTTAATCAATCGGTGGCCTAAGTACTCCGAGCAGTCTATTCATACCACTTCATTTGGAGACACTTTGAATGCCCAGCTTTCTCAAATTGTCGCCTCAGGGGCTTCGTTATGCGCGATGGAGGTTAGTTCTCATGCCCTTTCGCAGAGACGTGTTGCTGGGTTGTATTTCTCTGGCGCGATATTTACAAACCTTACTCAGGACCATCTGGATTATCACAAATCTATGGAGGCTTATTTTGAGGCTAAGGCACTTTTGTTTCAATCGTATTTAATTAAAGATGGTCAGGCAAGGGCAGTAGTGAACATTGATGATCAATGGGGCTTTCGCTTGGCAAAACGATTGGGAAGGAATTGTTGGAAGTCTTCTTTAGATCTTAAGAATATTCAATCTGTCAGGCCTGAATTATTTATCACAGGTATAAAAATGACTGCTGCAGGAGCAGAAGGTTTTATTCATACTCCTTTTGGAGAGGGCCCTTTCATGACGCCTTTAATAGGGCGATTTAATTTGATGAACTTGCTTCAATCAATTGGAGTACTTCTTCAGCAAGGATTTAAATTAGATACACTCTTGCACGCAACTGCTACTTTCTCAGGAGTTCCAGGACGGATGGAACAGGTGAAAGTCCCTGTTAAAAGTGACAGCCTTCCGATGCCTATTGTTTTAGTGGATTACGCACATACACCAGATGGATTAAAAAATGCATTAAAAGCTGTTAGGCCTTTTGTTTCTGGAAAACTTATTTGTGTATTTGGATGTGGTGGTGATAGAGATAAAAGCAAGAGGTCTTATATGGGTGAAATAGCAGCTGAAATATCAGATATCGTAATAGTAACTTCAGATAACCCAAGGACTGAAGATCCTATGGCAATTATTGAAGATATTCTTTCTGGAATACCTACTACCTTTGAGGCAATAGTTGAGTTGGATAGATGTAAAGCAATTGAGATGTCTATATTACATGCAAAATCTAACGATTTAATCATTATTGCAGGGAAGGGACATGAAGATTATCAGATCCTTGGGGATAAAAAAATCTATTTCAATGACAAGGAAGCGGCAATAGAAGCACTAGAAAAACGATAG
- a CDS encoding aminotransferase class V-fold PLP-dependent enzyme, which produces MPALANKSYFNYGGQGPLPQPSLEAIITSWQKIQELGPFTNKVWPYVNDEIEATRNMLAEICGVSKRRIGFTENVTSGCVLPLWGLTFSEGDRILISDCEHPGIVSACKELARRKSLYIDIFPVQHLHQGVNNSHELNDQLLKGLDFALNPKTRLVVLSHLLWNTGVITPIPSVAEKLNKHTNKPFLLVDAAQSFGQLPIAEAASLADIYAFTGHKWACGPEGLGAVAISPRVLGASNPTLIGWRSLKSEGSIYENNPNPFHEDARRFEVATSCIPLFAGLRSSLKLMEKEGTVTQRLHQIQRMSKALWSQLKGINGVNPILEGPPASGLISFSVASKYSSKEIVKILGRQNLWIRLLEDPTWLRACVHITSNTDEINKLVKSLNDLTKEI; this is translated from the coding sequence ATGCCAGCTCTGGCCAACAAAAGTTATTTCAATTATGGTGGACAAGGGCCATTGCCTCAACCATCTCTAGAAGCAATAATAACTAGTTGGCAAAAGATACAAGAGTTGGGTCCTTTTACCAATAAGGTCTGGCCATATGTCAATGATGAGATAGAGGCTACAAGAAATATGCTTGCAGAAATTTGTGGTGTATCTAAGAGACGTATTGGATTTACAGAAAATGTAACTAGTGGATGTGTTTTGCCCCTATGGGGATTAACTTTTTCGGAAGGGGACAGGATTCTAATAAGTGATTGCGAGCATCCAGGTATTGTTTCTGCATGCAAAGAACTAGCTCGTCGAAAAAGTCTCTATATAGATATATTCCCAGTTCAGCACCTCCACCAAGGTGTCAATAATAGTCATGAGCTAAACGACCAGTTGTTAAAAGGTTTGGATTTTGCTTTAAATCCAAAGACAAGGCTAGTGGTTCTATCTCATCTACTCTGGAATACAGGTGTAATAACACCAATTCCTTCTGTAGCAGAAAAGCTTAACAAGCATACAAACAAGCCTTTTCTTCTAGTGGATGCAGCCCAGAGTTTTGGACAATTGCCTATTGCAGAAGCAGCCTCTCTGGCAGATATTTATGCATTCACTGGTCACAAGTGGGCTTGTGGGCCAGAGGGGCTAGGAGCAGTTGCCATTTCTCCTAGGGTTCTCGGCGCATCAAATCCAACTCTCATTGGATGGAGAAGTTTAAAAAGCGAAGGAAGTATTTATGAAAATAATCCCAACCCTTTTCATGAAGATGCTCGTCGTTTTGAAGTTGCTACATCATGCATTCCATTATTTGCGGGTTTAAGATCATCACTGAAACTTATGGAAAAAGAAGGAACTGTTACCCAAAGATTGCATCAGATCCAAAGGATGAGCAAAGCACTTTGGTCACAGCTCAAAGGGATTAATGGCGTAAATCCTATTCTTGAGGGGCCTCCAGCGTCAGGACTTATTAGCTTTTCTGTAGCCTCAAAATATTCATCCAAGGAAATAGTTAAAATTCTTGGGAGACAAAACCTTTGGATAAGGCTACTTGAGGATCCTACATGGCTTCGTGCTTGTGTTCATATAACAAGCAATACTGATGAGATCAATAAACTGGTTAAATCTCTAAATGATTTAACTAAAGAGATCTAA
- a CDS encoding methyltransferase domain-containing protein: MTNKCCNQSENNNDQSNINQTSAVDKRYGAAAIDQEKCLCSPIAFNPKLLEVIPAENIEKDYGCGDPTRWIKKGDIVLDLGSGSGKNAFICAQVVGKSGHVIGIDRNNEMLALSRQAAPIVAARIGFSNMTFLEGDIQALDSMQGNGEQLVKDASIDVVISNCVLNLVNPSDRERLLRNIKRVLRRNGRVAISDIVSNKKVPLNLQEDPELWSGCISGAWQEDQFINDFKNLGFKEVICVDRSSMPWKVIEGIEFRSITLTGYL, from the coding sequence TTGACTAACAAGTGCTGCAATCAATCTGAAAACAATAATGATCAAAGCAATATAAATCAAACTAGTGCGGTGGATAAGAGATATGGAGCTGCCGCTATAGATCAAGAGAAATGTTTGTGCTCGCCCATTGCCTTTAATCCAAAACTATTAGAAGTCATTCCAGCTGAAAATATAGAAAAAGATTATGGATGTGGTGACCCAACTCGGTGGATCAAGAAAGGAGATATAGTTCTTGACCTTGGTAGTGGAAGTGGCAAAAATGCTTTCATTTGCGCTCAGGTAGTAGGTAAATCTGGTCATGTTATTGGAATAGACAGGAACAATGAGATGCTTGCCTTGTCAAGGCAAGCTGCGCCTATAGTCGCCGCAAGAATTGGTTTTTCGAATATGACTTTCTTAGAAGGAGATATTCAAGCTCTTGATTCAATGCAAGGCAACGGAGAACAGTTGGTCAAGGATGCAAGTATCGATGTCGTAATAAGCAATTGTGTCTTGAATCTAGTGAATCCCTCAGATCGAGAACGTTTACTAAGAAACATCAAGAGAGTTCTAAGGAGAAATGGAAGAGTAGCCATTAGTGACATAGTCTCCAATAAGAAAGTGCCTTTAAATCTCCAAGAAGACCCTGAACTTTGGAGTGGTTGCATTAGTGGAGCCTGGCAAGAGGATCAGTTCATAAATGACTTCAAAAATTTGGGTTTTAAAGAAGTAATCTGTGTAGATCGTTCCTCAATGCCATGGAAAGTTATTGAAGGTATTGAATTTCGATCAATAACCTTAACAGGTTACTTATAA
- a CDS encoding DUF4278 domain-containing protein — protein MPTLTYRGKEYVQTKEAAPKQFVELTYRRNIYSTRRQEISTDHPILKYRGVDYQK, from the coding sequence ATGCCTACACTTACTTATCGTGGCAAAGAGTATGTTCAGACCAAAGAAGCTGCTCCAAAGCAGTTTGTTGAACTGACATACAGACGTAACATCTACTCCACTCGTCGACAAGAGATCTCTACAGATCATCCTATCCTCAAATACAGAGGAGTTGATTACCAAAAGTAA
- a CDS encoding NifU family protein → MTQETMPLTKDNVEKVLDELRPFLMADGGNVEIVEIDGPIVKVRLQGACGSCPSSTMTLKMGIERKLREMIPEVSEVVQIL, encoded by the coding sequence ATGACTCAAGAAACAATGCCCCTTACTAAAGACAATGTCGAAAAAGTACTTGATGAATTAAGGCCATTCCTAATGGCTGATGGAGGCAATGTTGAAATAGTAGAAATTGATGGTCCAATCGTCAAAGTTCGTCTTCAAGGAGCATGTGGAAGTTGCCCCAGCAGCACCATGACCTTAAAAATGGGAATTGAGAGAAAGCTACGTGAAATGATCCCCGAAGTCAGCGAAGTTGTTCAAATCCTTTGA